The proteins below come from a single Juglans regia cultivar Chandler chromosome 12, Walnut 2.0, whole genome shotgun sequence genomic window:
- the LOC109006102 gene encoding heat shock 70 kDa protein 15-like — MSVVGFDFGNESCIVAVARQRGIDVVLNDESKRETPAVVCFGDKQRFIGTAGAASTMMNPKNAISQIKRLIGRQFNDPELQRDLKSFPFSVTEGPDGYPLIHARYLGEVRTFTPTQLLGMVFSNLKTIAENNLNVAVVDCCIGIPVYFTDLQRRAVLDAATIAGLHPLRLLHETTATALAYGIYKTDLPENDQLNVAFVDIGHASMQVCIAGFKKGQLKILSHSFDRSLGGRDFDEVLFQHFAAKFKEEYRIDVLQNARACLRLRAACEKLKKMLSANPEAPLNIECLMDEKDVRGFIKREEFEQISIPILERVKRPLDKALADAGLSVENVQVVEVVGSGSRVPAVIKILTEFFKKEPRRTMNASECVARGCALECAILSPTFKVREFEVNENFPFSIALSWKGSAPEAQNGAADNQQSTIVFPRGNPIPSWKAVTFYRSGTFSVDVQYADVSELQAPSKISTYTIGPFHSTKSERAKVKVKARLNLHGIVSVESATLLEEEEVEVPVLKEPAKEDAKMDTDEAPNDASPPSSTETDVNMQEQDAKCSSDASGVENGVPDSGDKPVQMETETKVEAPKKKVKKTVIPVAEIVYGGMVPADVQKAVEKEFEMALQDRVMEETKDRKNAVEAYVYDMRNKLNEKYREFVTDSDREEFTSKLQEVEDWLYEEGEDETKGVYVAKLEELKKQGDPIEERYKEYVNRGAVIDQFNRCVNSYREAAVSNDPRFDHIDISEKQKVVNECVEADSWLREKQQQQDTLPKHASPVLPSADVLKKTQALDGFCKPIMMKPRPAPAKPATPETQPTPPPHTREQQSQGGDANANASPSAEREADDKGEVPSASEDPMEAETSAPSA, encoded by the exons ATGAGCGTAGTAGGTTTTGATTTTGGGAATGAGAGCTGCATTGTGGCCGTTGCAAGGCAGCGAGGAATTGATGTCGTTCTCAACGATGAGTCCAAGCGGGAGACCCCTGCAGTTGTGTGTTTTGGTGACAAGCAGCGGTTCATTGGGACAGCAGGGGCTGCTTCAACTATGATGAACCCAAAGAATGCAATTTCTCAGATTAAGCGGTTGATTGGCCGGCAATTCAATGATCCTGAATTGCAGAGGGATCTTAAGTCTTTTCCTTTCAGTGTTACAGAAGGGCCTGATGGATATCCTTTGATTCATGCAAGATACCTGGGAGAAGTAAGGACATTTACGCCGACCCAACTTTTGGGAATGGTGTTTTCAAATCTGAAAACCATAGCTGAGAATAATTTGAATGTAGCAGTTGTTGATTGCTGTATTGGGATTCCTGTTTATTTCACTGATCTTCAAAGAAGGGCTGTTTTGGATGCAGCCACAATTGCCGGCTTGCACCCACTCCGCTTACTTCATGAGACTACAGCAACAGCCTTGGCTTATGGCATTTATAAGACAGATTTACCCGAAAATGATCAATTGAATGTTGCCTTCGTTGATATTGGACATGCAAGCATGCAGGTCTGCATTGCTGGTTTTAAAAAGGGCCAGCTGAAAATATTATCTCATTCGTTTGATCGATCTCTTGGTGGTAGAGATTTTGATGAAGTGCTATTCCAGCACTTCGCTgcaaaattcaaagaagagTACAGGATTGATGTCTTACAGAATGCAAGGGCTTGCCTTAGGCTTCGTGCTGCCTGTGAGAAGCTGAAGAAGATGCTCAGTGCAAATCCAGAAGCACCTTTGAACATAGAGTGCCTAATGGATGAGAAGGATGTCAGAGGTTTCATCAAGCGGGAGGAGTTTGAACAGATCAGCATTCCTATCTTGGAACGTGTTAAGAGACCATTGGACAAGGCTCTTGCAGATGCTGGTCTCTCCGTTGAGAATGTTCAAGTGGTTGAGGTGGTTGGTTCAGGGTCTCGTGTTCCCGCTGTAATTAAGATATTGACAGAGTTCTTCAAAAAGGAGCCTAGGCGCACAATGAATGCGAGTGAGTGTGTTGCCAGGGGATGTGCTCTGGAATGTGCCATTCTTAGCCCAACGTTTAAAGTACGAGAATTTGAG GTCAATGAGAACTTTCCATTCTCAATTGCTTTGTCATGGAAAGGTTCTGCTCCAGAGGCTCAGAATGGGGCAGCAGACAATCAACAAAGTACAATCGTTTTCCCCAGGGGAAATCCTATACCAAGTTGGAAGGCTGTGACATTTTACAGATCGGGCACGTTCTCTGTTGATGTGCAATATGCTGATGTGAGCGAACTACAAGCACCCTCAAAGATTAGCACATATACG ATTGGTCCTTTCCATTCTACGAAAAGTGAGCGTGCAAAAGTCAAGGTGAAAGCCCGTCTGAATCTGCATGGAATTGTGTCTGTTGAGTCAGCTACT ctattggaagaagaagaagttgaagttcCAGTCTTGAAAGAGCCAGCAAAGGAAGATGCTAAGATGGATACCGATGAAGCTCCTAATGATGCTTCTCCCCCAAGCTCCACTGAAACTGATGTAAATATGCAAGAGCAAGATGCTAAGTGTTCTTCTGATGCTTCTGGGGTTGAAAATGGTGTTCCCGACTCAGGAGACAAGCCCGTGCAGATGGAAACGGAAACTAAG GTTGAGGCTCCAAAGAAGAAGGTAAAAAAGACTGTCATACCTGTAGCAGAGATTGTTTATGGTGGAATGGTTCCAGCTGATGTGCAAAAAGCAGTAGAGAAGGAGTTTGAAATGGCTTTGCAAGATCGAGTTATGGAAGAAACAAAAGACAGGAAGAATGCTGTCGAGGCTTACGTCTATGACATGAGAAACAAG CTTAATGAAAAATATCGGGAATTTGTCACTGATTCAGACAGGGAAGAGTTTACTTCTAAACTTCAGGAGGTGGAAGATTGGTTGTATGAAGAGGGTGAAGATGAAACCAAAGGTGTTTATGTTGCCAAGCTCGAGGAACTCAAGAAG CAAGGTGATCCCATTGAGGAGCGATACAAAGAGTATGTAAACAGGGGAGCTGTAATTGATCAATTTAATCGTTGTGTTAATAGCTACAGAGAAGCGGCAGTGTCAAATGATCCCAGATTCGATCACATTGACATCTCTGAGAAACAGAAG GTCGTAAATGAATGTGTGGAGGCAGACTCATGGTTAAGAGAGAAACAACAGCAGCAGGACACACTTCCTAAACATGCTAGTCCGGTTCTGCCATCTGCTGATGTGCTAAAGAAAACTCAAGCACTTGATGG GTTTTGTAAACCAATAATGATGAAACCAAGGCCAGCGCCAGCCAAGCCAGCTACTCCCGAAACACAACCAACCCCGCCTCCTCACACCCGCGAGCAGCAATCACAGGGTGGTGATGCCAATGCAAATGCCAGTCCTAGTGCCGAGAGGGAAGCAGATGACAAAGGTGAGGTACCATCGGCCTCTGAAGATCCAATGGAAGCAGAGACCTCTGCCCCTTCTGCGTAG